Genomic segment of Lepus europaeus isolate LE1 chromosome 6, mLepTim1.pri, whole genome shotgun sequence:
GGATTGTTAGAAGAGACTTGAAAAAAATAAGACCTAAGTCCAAGCTGTCTGCGCCCCGTGCACTCCAGGAATAAGAACACGAGCAGATTAAATAGCAGTAAGATAAGAAagggacacacacgcacatgaCACTGGCACCCTGCAGTGGTGACACCGGATCAAGTCGGCTGCGAGACAATGCGAAGGACCGGAGCCAGGGACATTTCTCCACGCTAAAGGAACTCATCAAGGAGAATAGCAATCACAAACGTATGCGTGCTTCGTAGACGTGCCAAACACATGGGGCAAGCGCCAGAAGGGAAGGGACAGACAGGTGCACGGGCACAGGTGGAGATCCGACGCTTCTCTCAGTGACTGACGGATCAGGTGGACCAGGAGTCAGTGAGGACGGCGGCCTGGCCGCACCGTGGCCCACCTTGGTCCAACTGACGCACAGGCAGAACACACTTTACGCGCACGTGGGGTGTGCAAGACCCCGGCAGAGAGATTATGTAGATCTCAACGAATCGACCTTATGGGACGTTTCCCCTGACTGCGACAGAATTAAATTAGGAGTGGTTGGCAAAGTGCGCCGTCAATGACCACGCACTGGGAGAGTCAACGTTTGCTGCATAGGGCTCACACCTCTTGTGCGGACATCGGTGTAATCTCTGCTTGTAGCCGTGGTCTTGTAGGTTAGACAAAATCAGGGTCACGTTGTGATACCCACAGTGTCTGTCATGGTGCTTTGCTGAAacaagacctcaacagacacttGATGGATGGGCGAGAGCACCACCCTTGGGGGAAGACAAAGTCTGCCCAAAGAAGGAATTCCTTAGCGTGAGACGTCcagagggcagggaagggaaACAGGTGGGAATCGTCTTGCAATAAGAGAGCACAGGTGCACCCAGGTGCACACACGCACTCCCACACAGGGTTGGCGCCGTGGCCTTGGACGGCTCGCTTAGAGTAAATGCCGGTGGGGAACCAGCGTCCTGCAGCTGCCCTACTCCTCACGCATgaggccccccctcccccctccatgcGGACAGAGCAGGAGGTGGGACCTCAGCCCTAGCGTTTCCAAGAGGCCGCAGGGCTCACAGCCCCAGGCCAAACCAGACCTGCCGGTCAGGCCTGGACAGCCCAGCCTACGTCTCAGCTGCGTGTGGACAGCTGCCCAGGGCCTCTGGACCAGGGACACACGTCGGCCAGAGCACGGGGACGCAGTGGCGGTCCTGCTCTGGGGCCCTGCTTGTATTTTATCCTCTCTCCAGACCCGGACGGACTCAAACCCTGGGAACCAGCGTCGGCTTTGGCGGGCCTGTTTGTCTTCCTGCCTAGAGACAAAAAACCATTTCCAGGCCGGTGGGATCTAGCAGGGCTTTGTGACGGGCGGGAGAGTTTTCTGTCTCCAGGAGCCTCAAGCAAGCAAGCCAAATGTCTCCAAAACACGAATAATCTTAATTTGCGTTACTGAAGGGTCAGAGCGCCCCACGAGGGAGTTCTGTGAAGAGCTGTTACGGAAAAAATGACGAGTGGTCACCACTCCGGGAACTCTGCAGTTCCTGGTCCAAGTGCTGACCTCATTTGGAAGTGGGGTCACTGTAGATGTCGCTAATTAAGAGGAGGGCGCATCTGGGGGGTCGGCAGCATGACTGCCCACGCTGGAGGCTGACGCACGTGGGGAGAACAGCAGGTGAGGCGCCAGAGGGCGCTGTGCAGCCTAGGGGCGCCCAGGGGCGCTGGCGGCCACAGGAGCCGCGGGAGGCCTGGGACAGAACCAAGCCCCCTCAGGCCTTGACCCCAGCCTTCTGCTCTCCAGACTACGAGACGATAAATCCTGTCGTCGCCAGGAGAACACACAGTTTACAACGACTGAGGCTAGCTTCTTTCcaattctgtttatttgtttgagacaCAGAGACCGAGAGAACTCTTCCGTCCACGGCTTTATTcccgcaaatgcccacaacagctggggctgagctaggccaaaatcaggagccaggagcccaaagcggGGCTCCCACAGGGCGGGGGTCTGACCGGCTGGGCCACCGCCGGCTCCCACAGGGCAGGGCTCTGACCGGCTGGGCCACCGCCGGCTCCCACAGGGCGGGGGTCTGACCGGCTGGGCCACCGCCGGCTCCCACACGGCAGGGCTCTGACCGGCTGGGCCACCGCCGGCTCCCACAGGGCAGGGCTCTGACCGGCTGGGCCACCGCCGGCTCCCACACGGCGGGGCACTGACCGGCTGGGCCACCGCCGGCTGCCTCGCAAGGTGCACACAGCAGGCAGCTGGCGTCAGAAGCGGCactgggactcgaatccaggcagGCTGGCGTGGcacgtgggtgtcccaggcaacgTCTCAGCGGCTGTGCTGAGCGCCGAGCTGAGCGACTGTGTGGAAAACCACGCTGAGTGCTCAGGAACAGCCGCCCTGCCGTGGGCCGGCCGAGCAGACCTCGTCTCAAAGGACGGAGGTCGGGCCAGAGGCAGCTGCCGCCCAGACTGGGGTCCCCTCTCTCTGGCACGACGCCGACACGCCCAGCTGCTGTGAGCGTTCCGATCACTTTCTCTGATTTGACTCTGAGGCGGTTTCCTGCTTACAGAGAAGCGCCAGGAACTCCACAGCCCACTCCCGCGACGGCCTCACCCGACTCCCTCCAGGATTCCACGGGGGGTTCTCCGACACTGGTGACAACACAGAACCGAGACTGAGCACCGAGGCCTTGCTGGGCCCCGTCAGGGCCACGGGCACCGGCTCTCACCGCCTGGTCCCGGCAGCCCACCAGGCTTCTCGCTGCCTTTTCCCCTTGGTGGTGGGTACGGATTTGTAGGCACGCAGTGGACACAGGTTCGTCGTCCGTGAGCCGAAAACCCCAATCCTAAAGGCTCCCACGTTCGAAACTACAGCACTGACGTGATGCCACGAGCAGGAAGTCCCACACCTGTAATCCCACACCCCCGTGACAGGCTGACCAACACGCAGGTGCGCTGAAGCAGTGAGCGTCTTCAGACTGCGTGTAAGGTGCACACAGAGCGTCAAGCAGGTCGGCCTTGGGGCTCACCCCAGGACGTCTCGCAAATATCACCCAATCCAAAACTGAAACATCTGAAATCGGAAACACAACACTGCTTCCCCAAGCGCTCAGGGGAGAGACACTGCGCTGGAGCCATTTTCCAGAGCGGTCctttcacaccacacacacaggtgtcCCGGCACCGTCCCCGGCTCGCTGGCTGACGCAGCACCACTGCCGGCTGGTGGTTTCCCATTCCTACGCACCTGTGACTTTAAGAACGTCTCTGCTCCCCCGTTTCCGTATTTGTTTATGTGTTCGAACCGCATTTTAAAACGTTAGCGTGCATTACACCACACATTTGAAAACCGAGTGAGTTACTAACTGACCACTCTGAGATGTCCAGTTCGGCTGCAATCACCCACTTTCTCTGTGACATTCGGTCCCAGACAGCCTGGCTTCAGCGTCATTCTCTCTGAATCTCCGGCCCCATCTGTGTCGTCTGAGTCGCCAGCCCCGTCTGTGTCGTCTGAGTCGCCAGCCCGGTCTGTGTCGTCTGAGTCGCCAGCCCTGTCTGTGTCGTCTGAGTCTCCGGCCCCGTCTGTGTCGTCTGAGTCTCCGGCCCCGTCTGTGTCGTCTGAGTCTCCGGCCCCGTCTGTGTCGTCTGAGTCACCGGCCCCGTCTGTGTCGTCTGAGTCTCCGGCCCCGTCTGTGTCGTCTGAGTCGCCAGCCCTGTCTGTGTCGTCTGAGTCTCCGGCCCCGTCTGTGTCGTCTGAGTCGCCGGCCCCGTCTGTGTCGTCTGAGTCTCCGGCCCCGTCTGTGTCGTCTGAGTCGCCGGCCCCGTCTGTGTCGTCTGAGTCGCCAGCCCGGTCTGTGTCGTCTGAGTCTCCGGCCCCGTCTGTGTCGTCTGAGTCACCGGCCCCGTCTGTGTCGTCTGAGTCGCCGGCCCCGTCTGTGTCGTCTGAGTCGCCGGCCCCGTCTGTGTCGTCTGAATCTCCGGCCCGGTCTGTGTCGTCTGAGTCGCCGGCCCGGTCTGTGTCGTCTGAATCTCCGGCCCCGTCTGTGTCGTCTGAGTCGCCGGCCCGGTCTGTGTCGTCTGAGTCGCCGGCCCCGTCTGTGTCATCTGAATCTCCGGCCCCGTCTGTGTCGTCTGAGTCGCCGGCCCCGTCTGTGTCGTCTGAGTCGCCAGCCCCGTCTGAATCTCCAGCCCCGTCTGTGTCGTCTGAATCTCCGGCCCCGTCTGTGTCGTCTGAGTCGCCGGCCCCGTCTGTGTCGTCTGAGTCGCCAGCCCCGTCTGTGTCGTCTGAATCTCCGGCCCCGTCTGTGTCGTCTGAGTCGCCGGCCCCGTCTGTGTCGTCCGAGTCGCCGGCCCCGTCTGTGTCGTCTGAATCTCCGGCCCCGTCTGTGTCGTCTGAGTCGCCAGCCCCGTCTGTGTCGTCAGCCCAGTACTGATGATGCGGTCCAGGTCGCCGGTCACATAGAGCAGAGATGCGAGCAGGACCTGCCACACCCACGGTCTCAAGGACACGCTGAGGGAGCACAAGGCCAGCCCGGTCCCCGGGGCACAGCACGGTGGAAGCTAGGGGATGTCCTGAACCGGCTCTCCTCCTCGGCTGAAACGCACAATTCGTGTCCCTGAGCAGAAAACGCCGTCACGTGGTCTCCAGCCCCAACAGGAGCCGTGCTTCCTTGGTTGAGATGGCATGGCGTTCGCACGTGGTCAGAACGCACACTTAAGATTTCTTGcaaaatgtgtgtgtttgtgtgtatatctgtgtgtatatgtaggCATGCGTGTTGTCAGTGTGTCTCTGGTGTACATGTgtttatatgcatgtgtgtatgtatgtgtgtgggtgtgtatgtgtgtgtgcatatctgtatatatatgtgtgtaggtgtgtatgtgtatatctatgtgtctctgtgtgtatgtgggtgtaggtgtgtaggtatctgtgtgtatgtgtgtatgtgtgtatgtgggtgtagCTGTATATGatgtatgtgtgtaggtgtgaTTGTGGatgcgtgtgtatgtatgtgtgggggtgtgtatgtgtgtatatcagtgtgtgtgcatatctgtatgtatatgtgtgtaggtgtgtaagTGTgtagatatgtatgtgtgtatctgtgtgtatgtgtgtgtagctgtatatgtatgtgtgtgggtgtggatgcgtgtgtatgtatgtgtgggggtgtgtatgtgtgtatatcagtgtgtgtgcatatctgtatgtatatgtgtgtaggtgtgtgtgtagatatgtatgtgtgtatctgtgtgtatgtgtgtatgtgtgtatgtgtgtgtagctgtatatgtatgtatgtgtgggggtgtgtatgtgtgtatatcagtgtgtgtgcatatctgtatggatgtgtgtaggtgtgtaagTGTgtagatatgtatgtgtgtatctgtgtgtatgtgtgtgtagctgtatatgtatgtgtgtgggtgtggatgcgtgtgtatgtatgtgtgggggtgtgtatgtgtgtatatcagtgtgtgtgcatatctgtatgtatatgtgtgtaggtgtgtgtgtagatatgtatgtgtgtatctgtgtgtatgtgtgtatgtgtgtatgtgtgtgtagctgtatatgtatgtatgtgtgggggtgtgtatgtgtgtatatcagtgtgtgtgcatatctgtatggatgtgtgtaggtgtgtaagTGTgtagatatgtatgtgtgtatctgtgtgtatgtgtgtgtagctgtatatgtatgtgtgtgggtgtggatgcgtgtgtatgtatgtgtgggggtgtgtatgtgtgtatatcagtgtgtgtgcatatctgtatgtatatgtgtgtaggtgtgtgtgtagatatgtatgtgtgtatctgtgtgtatgtgtgtatgtgtgtatgtgtgtgtagctgtatatgtatgtatgtgtgggggtgtgtatgtgtgtatatcagtgtgtgtgcatatctgtatggatgtgtgtaggtgtgtaagTGTgtagatatgtatgtgtgtatctgtgtgtatgtgtgtgtagctgtatatgtatgtgtgtgggtgtggatgcgtgtgtatgtatgtgtgggggtgtgtatgtgtgtatatcagtgtgtgtgcatatctgtatgtatatgtgtgtaggtgtgtgtgtagatatgtatgtgtgtatctgtgtgtatgtgtgtatgtgtgtatgtgtgtgtagctgtatatgtatgtatgtgtgggggtgtgtatgtgtgta
This window contains:
- the LOC133762580 gene encoding dentin sialophosphoprotein-like, coding for MTVARVGRKEVEGAAAPTTPHQSRASAPALCSEPFQQRSVEPMSPSTHRQALVQGSPGAAPGPLCGAGRTQLPAAPKVQRVLETVGVAGPARISALCDRRPGPHHQYWADDTDGAGDSDDTDGAGDSDDTDGAGDSDDTDGAGDSDDTDGAGDSDDTDGAGDSDDTDGAGDSDDTDGAGDSDDTDGAGDSDGAGDSDDTDGAGDSDDTDGAGDSDDTDGAGDSDDTDRAGDSDDTDGAGDSDDTDRAGDSDDTDRAGDSDDTDGAGDSDDTDGAGDSDDTDGAGDSDDTDGAGDSDDTDRAGDSDDTDGAGDSDDTDGAGDSDDTDGAGDSDDTDGAGDSDDTDRAGDSDDTDGAGDSDDTDGAGDSDDTDGAGDSDDTDGAGDSDDTDGAGDSDDTDRAGDSDDTDRAGDSDDTDGAGDSDDTDGAGDSERMTLKPGCLGPNVTEKVGDCSRTGHLRVVS